A window from Parambassis ranga chromosome 13, fParRan2.1, whole genome shotgun sequence encodes these proteins:
- the stoml3a gene encoding stomatin (EPB72)-like 3a isoform X2, whose translation MTFPVTIFMCIKIIKEYERAVIFRLGRITDKKPKGPGLFLVLPCTDNFVKVDLRTISFDIPPQEILTKDSVTVSVDGVVYFRIYCPISSVANVSNAHSSTRLLAQTTLRNVLGTKNLAELLSDREGISLSMQEALDEATDSWGIKVERVEIKDVKLPHQLQRAMAAEAEASREARAKIIAAEGEMKASRALKEASLVIAEAPSALQLRYLQTLSTIAAEKNSTIIFPLPIDVMQNFMQRK comes from the exons ATGACGTTCCCCGTCACAATATTCATGTGTATAAAG ATCATAAAGGAGTACGAGCGTGCTGTTATTTTTAGACTTGGCCGGATCACAGACAAGAAGCCTAAAGGGCCAG gactgtttttaGTTTTGCCTTGCACTGATAACTTTGTGAAAGTGGATCTAAGAACCATTTCCTTTGATATACCTCCGCAGGAG ATTCTAACCAAAGATTCGGTGACAGTGTCTGTGGATGGGGTGGTTTACTTTCGCATTTACTGCCCCATCTCATCCGTGGCCAATGTGTCCAACGCACACTCATCGACACGGCTGCTTGCACAAACCACCCTGAGGAATGTACTCGGAACCAAAAACCTTGCAGAACTTCTGTCTGACAGAGAAGGCATTTCACTCAGCATGCAG GAGGCCCTGGATGAAGCCACGGATTCATGGGGCATCAAGGTGGAGCGTGTGGAAATCAAGGATGTGAAGCTGCCTCATCAGCTGCAGCGAGCCATGGCGGCAGAGGCAGAGGCCAGCCGGGAGGCCAGGGCAAAG ATCAttgctgcagagggagagatgaaggCCTCCAGGGCTCTGAAAGAGGCCTCTCTGGTGATCGCTGAGGCACCCTCCGCTCTCCAGCTGCGATACCTACAGACTCTCAGCACCATCGCAGCAGAGAAGAACTCCACCATCATCTTCCCTCTGCCCATCGATGTGATGCAGAATTTCATGcagaggaagtga
- the stoml3a gene encoding stomatin (EPB72)-like 3a isoform X1 — translation MISTTSSTAEMVTQGKLQISTDNVEDKNAGRIGCLGWLLVIISLIFVFMTFPVTIFMCIKIIKEYERAVIFRLGRITDKKPKGPGLFLVLPCTDNFVKVDLRTISFDIPPQEILTKDSVTVSVDGVVYFRIYCPISSVANVSNAHSSTRLLAQTTLRNVLGTKNLAELLSDREGISLSMQEALDEATDSWGIKVERVEIKDVKLPHQLQRAMAAEAEASREARAKIIAAEGEMKASRALKEASLVIAEAPSALQLRYLQTLSTIAAEKNSTIIFPLPIDVMQNFMQRK, via the exons ATGATCTCCACCACATCCAGCACAGCAGAGATGGTTACACAAGGAAAACTGCAAATCAGCACAGATAATGTAGAAG ATAAAAACGCAGGCAGAATAGGCTGCCTTGGTTGGCTGCTGGTCATCATATCCCTCATCTTTGTATTCATGACGTTCCCCGTCACAATATTCATGTGTATAAAG ATCATAAAGGAGTACGAGCGTGCTGTTATTTTTAGACTTGGCCGGATCACAGACAAGAAGCCTAAAGGGCCAG gactgtttttaGTTTTGCCTTGCACTGATAACTTTGTGAAAGTGGATCTAAGAACCATTTCCTTTGATATACCTCCGCAGGAG ATTCTAACCAAAGATTCGGTGACAGTGTCTGTGGATGGGGTGGTTTACTTTCGCATTTACTGCCCCATCTCATCCGTGGCCAATGTGTCCAACGCACACTCATCGACACGGCTGCTTGCACAAACCACCCTGAGGAATGTACTCGGAACCAAAAACCTTGCAGAACTTCTGTCTGACAGAGAAGGCATTTCACTCAGCATGCAG GAGGCCCTGGATGAAGCCACGGATTCATGGGGCATCAAGGTGGAGCGTGTGGAAATCAAGGATGTGAAGCTGCCTCATCAGCTGCAGCGAGCCATGGCGGCAGAGGCAGAGGCCAGCCGGGAGGCCAGGGCAAAG ATCAttgctgcagagggagagatgaaggCCTCCAGGGCTCTGAAAGAGGCCTCTCTGGTGATCGCTGAGGCACCCTCCGCTCTCCAGCTGCGATACCTACAGACTCTCAGCACCATCGCAGCAGAGAAGAACTCCACCATCATCTTCCCTCTGCCCATCGATGTGATGCAGAATTTCATGcagaggaagtga